The sequence GCTTCGAGAGCACTTAATTGAGCTCCGGCGCCGGATCATGATTTCACTTGCCGCCTTGCTGGTCGGAACGATCATCGGGTTCATTTGGTACCAGAATGCACCTTTCGGCATATTCTCGCTCGGCGAGATCATCCGCCGTCCGTACTGTAACCTGCCCGAAGACCTTCGGGTGAGCTTCAACGACGGGGAAGAATGCCGACTACTTGCCACCAGCCCATTCGAAATGTTCATGCTGCGCCTCAAAGTGGGCGCTCTGGCGGGGCTCGTGCTGTCGTCTCCGGTCTGGCTGACACAGATCTGGCTGTTTATCGTCCCCGGACTGCACAAGAAAGAAAAACGTTACACCTTCACCTTTGTCACCCTGGCGGTGATTTTGTTCGTGCTCGGCGCATTGTTAGCGTACTTCATCCTTGATGTTGGGCTAGCAGTACTGTTATCCATCGGTGACGAGTTTCAGCAGGCCTGGCTGACCGGCCAACAATATTATGATTTCGTGCTGGGGCTGACAGTGATCTTCGGCGTAAGTTTCGAGATCCCATTGATCGTCATCTTGTTAAACATCATGGGAGTGCTGGAATATGAACATGTGAAAGATAAGCGCCGCATCGTCATCGTCGTGGTGTTCATCTTCGCTGCTTTCATGACGCCAGGCCAAGACCCGATCTCGATGATCGTGCTGGCTACGGCGGTGTCCTTCCTGGTCGAGCTATCTTTCCAGTTCTGCCGGGTGAACGATAAACGGAAGGCACGCAAGCGGCCAGAGTGGATGGACCTTGACGACGATGAAACTTCCGAGCTCAACCACATTCCGGCTCCTGTTAGCAAGCCAGCCCCGGTGTCGTCGTCACGCACTCCGGCACCGAGCTCTGAACCTACACCCAGTCCACAGCCGACCGCTCCACGCGCTGCTGACAACGCAGCCTCAACACGCGATAACACGGAAACCTCCTACTTCGACGATGTGCTCTGATGTGACCTAGTCTGGTGGCATGACATCCACCCATCTGGACGCGTTTAAAGCCTCAAAGCCTTACCTACTCGATGACTTCCAAATAGCCGGCTGCCAAGCAGTCGAGCAGGATCGGGGGGTTTTGGTCTGTGCACCCACCGGCGCAGGCAAAACCGTGGTAGGAGAATTCGCGGTGTCACTTGCCTTAAGTCGCGGCACGAAGTGTTTTTACACCACACCGATCAAGGCCTTAAGCAACCAGAAGTACCACGACCTAGTCGAGGAGCACGGTGAAGATGCTGTTGGCTTGCTTACTGGTGATGTATCAATCAACGGGTCTGCCGACGTCGTTGTGATGACTACCGAGGTACTGCGCAACATGATCTACGCACAGTCACCCCAGATCGACCGGTTGACCCACGTAGTAATGGACGAAATCCACTTCCTTGCGGACCGCGACCGGGGCGCGGTGTGGGAGGAGATCATCCTCAACCTTGATGAGTCGGTGTCGCTGATTGGGCTGTCGGCTACCGTCTCTAATTCCGATGAATTCGGCGAGTGGCTGAGCACTGTGCGCGGCGACACCGAGGTCATCGTGTCTGAGCACCGTCCTGTGCCGCTCAGCCAATACATGATGGTGGGCCGCAAGCTCTACCCGTTGTTTGAACCGGGAGAGGAGAGCCGCGTAAACCGCGAACTAGAGCGTAAGATTGAGCGCCTTGAGGCGGGCGCGACCAGCGAGGGCCGTAGCGACTTTGAGCAGGGCCGGGGATTCCGGGCGCGTGCAGAAGGCCGGCGCAGCGGCAAGGACCGTGCCCAAGACAGGTATCGGCCCGTAGGCAGGCCTGAAGTGATTAGCACCCTCGGCGGGCAGAACATGCTACCTTCAATTACGTTTATTTTCTCCCGGGCCGGCTGTGATGGGGCGCTCGCCCAGTGCCATCGCTCGCGGATGGAGTTGACCACCAAGGAAGAAGCGCAGCAAATTCGGGAGATAGTGGACAAAGGCGTCGAGGGGATTCCCGCTGAGGATCTCGAGGTGTTGAATTTTCGCCTGTTACGCTCGGTCTGGTCACGGGGTTTTGCGGCGCACCACGCCGGGATGTTGCCCGGGTTTCGCCACATCGTTGAAGAGCTATTTGTCAAGGGCCTGGTCAAGGCGGTGTTTGCTACTGAAACGCTGGCGTTAGGCATTAATATGCCCGCGCGCACCGTCGTGCTGGAAAAGTTAGTGAAGTTTAATGGTGAGGCGCATGTGGATCTCACTCCGGGCCAGTACACACAACTTACGGGCCGGGCCGGTCGTCGTGGCATAGACGTGTTGGGCAATGCCGTGGTGCAATGGGCTCCTGCGATGGATCCGCGTGAGGTGGCAGGTCTTGCCTCGACACGGACGTACCCGCTGATCTCAACGTTCACTCCGGGATACAACATGGCGGTGAACTTGATCGCCATGAATGGCTATGAGGATTCGCTGCGTTTGATTGAGAAGTCTTTCGCTCAATATCAGACTGACGGCTCGGTGGTAGACGAGGTCCGGCAAATCGAGCGTGCCCGGGTGCGCGTCGATCAGCTCCGCGAGCAATTGCATCGCGATATCGGATCTTTTGCGCCGTCTGAAACGCTAGCGGCAAACGCCGCCGATGATCTTATCGAGTACTTGGAGTTGCGCACTGAGCTGTCTGAGGCGGAGAAGCAGTCGAAGCGTGAGGCCGTTGAAAACCGGCAGGAAGAGATCACGAAGATTTTGGGCCGGCTGCGAGTCGGTGAGGTGATCGTGTTGCCGTCGAAACGGCGTCCCGAGCTTGCCGCGGTGGTGGCGCCGGCGGGCCGCCAGGACGACCCGCGCCCATGGATCACTACTGAGCGTGGGTGGTCCGGGCGGATCGACGCCGCTTCGTTCCGCAACGCTCCTGTCGTGGTCGGCGAAATCAAGCTGCCGCGCCATATCGCGGAGCGCCCCCGCAAACACACCCGGCGCGTAGTGGATCAGCTGCACAAGGGGCACTTCCGTAAACCAAAGAAGTTGAAGGAGCAGGCGCGTTCTCGCCCGAATAAGAAGGTGGTGGCTCTGCGGGCGGCGTTGCGGGACCATCCGGTGCATAGCTGGCCAGCCACAGGCCGCGAGATGCTGGCACGAGTGGGCGATGAGTTGGCTCGCGAGCAGCGTAAACTGGGCCGACTGGAAAAACGAGTGGATCAGGCGACGGACTCGTTGGGCCGCACTTTCGAGCGCATTGTTGGGTTGCTCACCGAGTTGGATTATATCGAGCTTGTCGACGGCCAACCACAGATCACTGATGAAGGTGCTCGGCTGGCCGAAATCCACAACGTGTCGGATTTGTTTGTGGCGCAGTGTTTAAAGCGGGGGATCTGGAACGAACTGGATCCGGCGGAGTTGGCGGGCGTGTCGTCGTTATGCGTGTTTGAAAATCGCAAGATCAGTGGGGGTACACCGAACGCGGCGACTGACCGGATGGCTGACGCCATGAATGACACAATGCGCATTTACGGCGAGATTGTTGTCGACGAGCGTCGGCACAATCTACCGCTGACGAAGGAGCCGGAGGCCGGCTTCGCCCTCGCAGTGCACCAGTGGGCTGCCGGTGCACCACTGGGGTACTGCCTGGCTGCGGCTGCCGAAAGTGGTGCGGATCTGTCCCCGGGCGATTTTGTCCGCTGGTGCCGCCAGGTGGTGGATTTGTTGGGGCAGATTGCTAAGACGGGCTACACCGACGACATCAGGCGCAATGCGCGTCAAGCGATTGATGCGATCCAGCGTGGTGTGGTGGCTATCGGGGCATAGTCAGCCCTGTCAGCCCTGTCAGCCCTGTCGGCGCTGGTCGGTGTGCGCGCGGAGCTGATCGACGATGGGCTCGAGCAGCGCTGTTGTGGCAATGCGCAGGTTGATCCCGGCCGGGGTGAAGATCAGCGACTGCACCCCAATAAGTTGCCCGCCTGCGTATACGGGGCCTCCCGAGTCGCCTTTGATGGCGGGATTGGCGTTGAGGATGAAGCCTGCCGGGCGCACCACAGTAGCCATCCCGCGAGAGACAGCGATGGGAGAGCGTGCCAGGAACCACCCGCGACGCAACCGGAAACTATCGCGACCGCGCACTGTTCCTCCGAATCCCGCGGTCACAGTCGGGGTGAGCAGGGTGGGCGTGGAGCCGAAGGTGGGGAAGTCGCCGGCTGCGACGTGGGTGATCGGCGGCAGGTGGACGATGGCGAGGTCGGTGCCGTCGATAAGTTCGATATCACGGGGGACACGGCGCACACCTGCTACCCACACGTAGGTGTTGTGGCGCGATTCGCGGAAGAAGTGCGCGCAGGTCAGTGCCGTGGAGGCATCGATGAGAACGCCGGAGCAGAATGTTCGGCCGTTAGTGATGCGGGCCAGGGTAGTGGGCAACACGGTAGTCAACACAGGTGACCATGGTAGTAGATC comes from Corynebacterium cystitidis and encodes:
- a CDS encoding DEAD/DEAH box helicase, which encodes MTSTHLDAFKASKPYLLDDFQIAGCQAVEQDRGVLVCAPTGAGKTVVGEFAVSLALSRGTKCFYTTPIKALSNQKYHDLVEEHGEDAVGLLTGDVSINGSADVVVMTTEVLRNMIYAQSPQIDRLTHVVMDEIHFLADRDRGAVWEEIILNLDESVSLIGLSATVSNSDEFGEWLSTVRGDTEVIVSEHRPVPLSQYMMVGRKLYPLFEPGEESRVNRELERKIERLEAGATSEGRSDFEQGRGFRARAEGRRSGKDRAQDRYRPVGRPEVISTLGGQNMLPSITFIFSRAGCDGALAQCHRSRMELTTKEEAQQIREIVDKGVEGIPAEDLEVLNFRLLRSVWSRGFAAHHAGMLPGFRHIVEELFVKGLVKAVFATETLALGINMPARTVVLEKLVKFNGEAHVDLTPGQYTQLTGRAGRRGIDVLGNAVVQWAPAMDPREVAGLASTRTYPLISTFTPGYNMAVNLIAMNGYEDSLRLIEKSFAQYQTDGSVVDEVRQIERARVRVDQLREQLHRDIGSFAPSETLAANAADDLIEYLELRTELSEAEKQSKREAVENRQEEITKILGRLRVGEVIVLPSKRRPELAAVVAPAGRQDDPRPWITTERGWSGRIDAASFRNAPVVVGEIKLPRHIAERPRKHTRRVVDQLHKGHFRKPKKLKEQARSRPNKKVVALRAALRDHPVHSWPATGREMLARVGDELAREQRKLGRLEKRVDQATDSLGRTFERIVGLLTELDYIELVDGQPQITDEGARLAEIHNVSDLFVAQCLKRGIWNELDPAELAGVSSLCVFENRKISGGTPNAATDRMADAMNDTMRIYGEIVVDERRHNLPLTKEPEAGFALAVHQWAAGAPLGYCLAAAAESGADLSPGDFVRWCRQVVDLLGQIAKTGYTDDIRRNARQAIDAIQRGVVAIGA
- the tatC gene encoding twin-arginine translocase subunit TatC, whose product is MALREHLIELRRRIMISLAALLVGTIIGFIWYQNAPFGIFSLGEIIRRPYCNLPEDLRVSFNDGEECRLLATSPFEMFMLRLKVGALAGLVLSSPVWLTQIWLFIVPGLHKKEKRYTFTFVTLAVILFVLGALLAYFILDVGLAVLLSIGDEFQQAWLTGQQYYDFVLGLTVIFGVSFEIPLIVILLNIMGVLEYEHVKDKRRIVIVVVFIFAAFMTPGQDPISMIVLATAVSFLVELSFQFCRVNDKRKARKRPEWMDLDDDETSELNHIPAPVSKPAPVSSSRTPAPSSEPTPSPQPTAPRAADNAASTRDNTETSYFDDVL
- a CDS encoding trypsin-like serine protease, translated to MLTTVLPTTLARITNGRTFCSGVLIDASTALTCAHFFRESRHNTYVWVAGVRRVPRDIELIDGTDLAIVHLPPITHVAAGDFPTFGSTPTLLTPTVTAGFGGTVRGRDSFRLRRGWFLARSPIAVSRGMATVVRPAGFILNANPAIKGDSGGPVYAGGQLIGVQSLIFTPAGINLRIATTALLEPIVDQLRAHTDQRRQG